The Pseudomonas asiatica genome has a segment encoding these proteins:
- a CDS encoding sarcosine oxidase subunit delta, translating to MKILTCPLNGPRNISEFTYGGEFRHMPDPASCSDAEWADYVFNSDNLAGVVTEWWLHNASSYWFLAERHTVSDQVLRTFDPKELFDRRVDFTPAATPEIAG from the coding sequence ATGAAGATCCTGACCTGCCCCTTGAACGGCCCGCGCAATATCAGCGAGTTCACCTACGGCGGCGAATTCAGGCACATGCCCGACCCGGCCAGCTGCAGCGACGCCGAATGGGCCGACTATGTGTTCAACAGCGACAACCTGGCCGGGGTGGTGACCGAGTGGTGGCTGCACAACGCCTCCAGCTACTGGTTCCTGGCCGAACGCCACACCGTGAGCGACCAGGTGCTGCGCACCTTCGACCCGAAAGAACTGTTCGACCGCCGCGTCGACTTCACCCCCGCCGCCACCCCGGAGATTGCCGGATGA
- a CDS encoding 2Fe-2S iron-sulfur cluster-binding protein, with protein sequence MNIHTRLPAPMGLLIDRERPLHFQFDGQACQGFAGDSIASALLGSGRWLLSRSFKYHRPRGPLSMAGQDANTLVQLPDEPNVLADLEAARDRQVVEGQNFNGSLAHDRDAYLGKFSRFMPVGFYYRSFYKPKGMWKVWEPLIRKKAGLGVLDLGFRPQYYDKAYLFVDLAVIGAGPAGLRAALDAANAGAKVLLIEQQPVLGGSLTYARFDIAGTRATGLRQELLAAVEGHPNIQVLLEATCNGWFTDNYLPVIQHKRLYKVRASRCLVAAGSFDQPVVFRNNDLPGVMLTSAAQRLMKLYAVKPGQRAVILTGHDDGYLAALDLQEQGVAVAAVVDMRAAPADAALAAELKRRDIPVHLGSTVYEALHEAGMRHVSGVDIRPITGQGKVGPHGLRLACDLLCMSAGYMPVYQLLCQAGGKLAYDVNRDEFAISNLPAGLDIAGSVNGRHALGNVLADATRGAADALAALGLEAPVQPVFSAEAKVNFPWPIFPHPKGKDFVDFDEDLQVRDIVNATRSGYRDVQLVKRFSTVGMGPSQGRHSALPTARLVAHATGRSISETGVTTARPPFQAEKLAHVAGRAFDPYRQTPMHRRHLEAGAKMMPAGIWQRPAYYGKPEERERCMQEEARHVREKVGLIDVSTLGGLDVRGPDAAELLERLYTFGFAKLAIGRTRYALMTNEHGVVIDDGVCARLGEQHFYVTATTSGVDRIYQQMLKWNAQWRLDVDVTNVTAALAAVNLAGPLARQVLAKVCDDVDLSAEAFPYLGVRQGTVAGIAARILRVGFVGELGYEVHVPARHAERLWDALMQAGAGLGIRPFGVETQRLLRLEKGHVIISQDTDGMTHPAEIDMQWAIGRKKAFFVGKRSIEILEAQPLKRKLVGFTLPKGSPQPLEGHLVLDGADISGNVTSCEYSQTVGQIIGLAYAGAHQATPGMHIPIRVEGGVMVNAKVVPLPFHDPDNLRQEL encoded by the coding sequence ATGAACATCCACACTCGCCTCCCCGCGCCCATGGGCCTGCTGATCGACCGCGAGCGGCCCCTGCACTTCCAGTTCGACGGCCAGGCCTGCCAGGGCTTTGCCGGTGACAGCATCGCCAGCGCCTTGCTCGGCAGCGGCCGCTGGTTGCTGTCGCGCTCGTTCAAGTACCACCGCCCGCGCGGCCCGCTGAGCATGGCCGGGCAGGATGCCAACACCCTGGTGCAGCTGCCGGACGAGCCCAATGTGCTGGCCGACCTGGAAGCCGCCCGCGATCGCCAGGTGGTCGAAGGGCAGAACTTCAACGGTAGCCTGGCGCACGACCGCGACGCCTACCTGGGCAAGTTTTCGCGCTTCATGCCGGTGGGCTTCTATTACCGCTCGTTCTACAAGCCCAAGGGCATGTGGAAGGTGTGGGAGCCGCTGATTCGCAAGAAGGCTGGCCTCGGCGTGCTCGACCTCGGTTTCAGGCCGCAGTATTACGACAAGGCCTATCTGTTCGTCGATCTGGCCGTCATCGGCGCTGGCCCGGCGGGCCTGCGTGCGGCACTGGACGCGGCCAATGCCGGGGCCAAGGTTTTGCTGATCGAGCAACAGCCGGTGCTGGGCGGCTCGCTCACCTACGCCCGCTTCGACATTGCCGGCACCCGCGCCACCGGCCTGCGCCAGGAACTGCTGGCAGCCGTCGAGGGCCACCCGAACATCCAGGTGCTGCTGGAAGCCACCTGCAACGGCTGGTTCACCGACAACTACCTGCCGGTGATCCAGCACAAACGCCTGTACAAGGTGCGCGCCAGCCGCTGCCTGGTGGCGGCCGGTTCGTTCGACCAGCCAGTGGTGTTCCGCAACAACGACCTGCCGGGGGTCATGCTGACCAGCGCCGCGCAGCGGCTGATGAAGCTGTACGCGGTCAAGCCGGGCCAGCGTGCGGTAATCCTCACCGGCCACGATGACGGCTACCTCGCCGCCCTCGACCTGCAGGAGCAAGGCGTGGCCGTGGCCGCGGTGGTCGACATGCGCGCCGCGCCAGCCGATGCCGCATTGGCCGCCGAACTGAAGCGCCGCGATATACCCGTGCACCTGGGCAGCACCGTGTACGAAGCCCTGCACGAAGCGGGCATGCGCCACGTGAGTGGCGTGGATATTCGCCCGATCACCGGCCAGGGCAAGGTCGGCCCGCATGGCCTGCGCCTGGCCTGCGACCTGCTGTGCATGTCGGCAGGCTACATGCCGGTGTACCAGTTGCTGTGCCAGGCTGGCGGCAAGCTGGCCTACGATGTGAACCGCGACGAATTCGCCATCAGCAACCTGCCGGCCGGGCTGGATATCGCCGGCTCGGTGAACGGCCGTCACGCACTGGGCAATGTGCTGGCCGACGCCACTCGCGGGGCTGCCGATGCGCTGGCAGCGCTGGGCCTGGAAGCGCCGGTGCAGCCCGTGTTCAGTGCCGAAGCCAAGGTCAACTTCCCCTGGCCGATCTTCCCCCACCCCAAGGGCAAGGATTTCGTCGACTTCGACGAAGACCTGCAAGTGCGCGACATCGTCAACGCCACCCGCAGCGGCTACCGCGACGTGCAGCTGGTCAAGCGCTTCTCCACGGTCGGCATGGGCCCGTCCCAGGGCCGCCACTCGGCGCTACCGACCGCCCGCCTGGTGGCCCATGCCACCGGGCGCAGCATCAGCGAAACCGGGGTGACCACCGCCCGCCCTCCGTTCCAGGCGGAAAAACTGGCCCACGTCGCCGGCCGCGCCTTCGACCCGTACCGGCAAACACCAATGCATCGCCGCCACCTGGAAGCCGGGGCGAAGATGATGCCGGCCGGCATCTGGCAGCGCCCGGCCTATTATGGCAAGCCCGAGGAGCGCGAACGCTGCATGCAGGAGGAAGCCCGCCATGTGCGCGAGAAGGTCGGCCTGATCGACGTTTCCACCCTCGGTGGCCTGGATGTGCGCGGCCCCGACGCCGCCGAACTGCTGGAGCGCCTTTACACCTTCGGCTTCGCCAAGCTGGCCATCGGCCGCACCCGCTACGCGCTGATGACCAACGAGCACGGCGTGGTGATCGATGACGGCGTGTGCGCCCGGCTAGGCGAGCAGCACTTCTACGTCACCGCCACCACCAGCGGCGTCGACCGCATCTACCAGCAGATGCTGAAGTGGAACGCGCAATGGCGCCTGGATGTGGACGTCACCAACGTCACCGCCGCCCTGGCCGCGGTCAACCTGGCCGGGCCGCTGGCCCGCCAGGTGCTGGCCAAGGTATGTGACGATGTGGACCTGTCGGCCGAGGCCTTCCCTTACCTCGGCGTACGCCAGGGCACCGTGGCCGGTATTGCCGCGCGCATCCTGCGGGTCGGCTTTGTGGGTGAACTGGGCTACGAAGTGCACGTGCCGGCGCGCCACGCCGAGCGCCTGTGGGATGCCTTGATGCAGGCCGGCGCGGGGTTGGGCATTCGCCCGTTCGGCGTCGAGACCCAGCGCCTGCTGCGCCTGGAAAAAGGCCACGTGATCATCAGCCAGGACACCGACGGCATGACCCACCCGGCGGAGATCGACATGCAGTGGGCCATCGGCCGCAAGAAGGCATTCTTCGTCGGCAAGCGCTCGATCGAGATCCTCGAAGCGCAGCCGCTCAAGCGCAAACTGGTCGGCTTCACCCTGCCCAAGGGCAGCCCGCAGCCGCTGGAGGGGCATCTGGTGCTGGACGGGGCGGACATCAGCGGCAACGTCACATCCTGCGAATACTCGCAAACCGTGGGGCAGATCATCGGCCTGGCATACGCCGGTGCCCATCAGGCCACACCTGGCATGCACATCCCGATCCGCGTGGAGGGCGGCGTGATGGTCAATGCCAAGGTGGTGCCCCTGCCGTTCCACGATCCCGACAACCTGCGCC
- a CDS encoding FAD-dependent oxidoreductase, with amino-acid sequence MPFALLKYGLSADYPVEVDLPPPCELKPRYDVVIIGGGGHGVAIAYYLAKYHGITNVAVLEKAYLGGGNTARNTAVIRSNYLTSEGVRFYAESVRMFQNLSNEFDFNIMYSERGQLTLAHTDATVRAFRQRAEVNKHFGGRTEMIDRQQIRELVPSLNLDPGHLPVLAGLWHIDGATARHDAVAWGYAKQAAKRGVEIHQLTEVQDLLIRNGRIEAVKTNRGTVQCGCVVQAVAGASSLLMAKAGIRAPIHTYPLQAMVTQPFKPFLDPLVSSSALHCYVQQTSRGEIVFGGGSDPYPLYNTRSTLDLKESLLAHAIEMFPFMANAKLMRQWAGITDMTPDYSPIMGLSPVHNYYLDAGWGTWGFKATPICGKTMAELVASGGKVPELIAPFALERFSRFQQVNEMGATAASH; translated from the coding sequence ATGCCTTTCGCCCTGCTGAAATACGGCCTGAGCGCCGACTACCCGGTGGAGGTCGACCTGCCACCACCGTGCGAACTCAAGCCACGCTATGACGTGGTGATCATCGGCGGCGGCGGCCACGGCGTGGCCATCGCCTACTACCTGGCCAAGTACCACGGCATCACCAATGTCGCCGTGCTGGAAAAGGCCTATCTCGGTGGCGGCAACACTGCACGCAACACTGCGGTGATCCGCTCCAACTACCTCACCAGTGAGGGTGTGCGCTTTTACGCAGAATCGGTGCGCATGTTCCAGAACCTGTCGAACGAGTTCGACTTCAACATCATGTATTCCGAGCGCGGCCAGCTCACCCTGGCGCATACCGACGCCACCGTGCGCGCCTTCCGCCAGCGCGCCGAGGTCAACAAGCACTTCGGTGGCCGCACGGAAATGATCGACCGCCAGCAGATCCGCGAACTGGTGCCCAGCCTGAACCTGGACCCGGGGCACCTGCCGGTGCTGGCTGGCCTGTGGCACATCGACGGCGCCACCGCGCGCCACGACGCAGTGGCCTGGGGCTACGCCAAGCAGGCGGCCAAGCGCGGCGTCGAGATCCACCAGCTGACCGAAGTGCAGGACCTGCTGATCCGCAACGGGCGCATCGAGGCGGTGAAGACCAACCGTGGCACCGTGCAGTGCGGTTGCGTGGTGCAGGCCGTGGCCGGGGCCAGTTCGCTGCTGATGGCCAAGGCCGGCATCCGTGCGCCGATCCATACCTACCCGCTCCAGGCCATGGTCACCCAGCCGTTCAAGCCGTTCCTCGATCCGCTGGTCAGCTCGTCGGCGCTGCACTGCTACGTGCAGCAGACCAGCCGTGGCGAGATCGTCTTTGGCGGCGGCTCCGACCCCTACCCGCTGTACAACACCCGCTCCACCCTCGACCTCAAGGAAAGCCTGCTGGCCCACGCCATCGAGATGTTTCCGTTCATGGCCAACGCCAAGCTGATGCGCCAATGGGCCGGGATCACCGACATGACACCGGACTACAGCCCGATCATGGGCCTGTCGCCGGTGCACAACTATTACCTGGACGCCGGCTGGGGCACCTGGGGTTTCAAGGCCACGCCGATCTGCGGCAAGACCATGGCCGAGCTGGTCGCCAGTGGCGGCAAGGTGCCGGAACTGATCGCACCCTTTGCCCTGGAGCGCTTCAGCCGCTTCCAGCAAGTCAACGAAATGGGCGCCACCGCGGCCAGCCACTAA